Genomic DNA from Cupriavidus pauculus:
CGTCCACGGGCACGAAATGGGGTGGCACCCCCAGCCTCCGCAGCAGTTGTCCCGTCGGCGGATAGCCCGGCGTCTCCACCCACGCCCCATGCGTGCCCTGCAGCGATAGCGCATTGACCGCCAGTTCGAGCCCCGCCGTGTAGGCCGGCACGACGAACACTTGCGACGCCCGCAGGGCGATGCCGCGCGAACTGTGCAGATACGTGGCCAGCGCCTCGCGCAGCGGCGCATAGCCGGCCGGTGCCGGGCGATTGAGCGTATTGACCTGCCGCACGAGTCCCGTCATCAGCCGCGTCCACAGCTTGCGCGGAAACTCGTCGAGCGCGGGCACGCCAAGCTGGAGCATGGCGGGCGCCCCGCCGCCCGATTCCAGCACGACTTCGTTGGTGTCCTTCAGCGCCGCATACCGGGGGGCACGCGGCGCCGGCAGCTTGCCGGCCGTGGCGGTTTTCTTCGCAGCCCGCGCCCGCGACGGCGCCGCCGTGATGTGCTCGGCGACGAACGTGCCGGCCGGACCGCGCGCAACCAGGTAGCCCTCCCCCAGCAACCGGTCGAACGCCACCTGGACGGTGCCGCGCGCCACGCCCAGTTCCTCCGCGAGCGCGCGCAGCGAGGACACCCGCTGGCCCGGTTTGAGCTGGCCGGTCTCGATCATGGCGCGGAACCGGCCGTAGATCTGGGCGTGGATGGTGGAGGGCTGCGGCGAACCTGGAGTGGAGGATCGGGTGGAAGGCATGGCCTAGTCGAAATAGAGATTTATGTGCCTGTCGGCTGTGCCATCGGTCGACGACACTTGAGCCTACACCAACCAGCAACCTTCAGCACCATGGCCACACAGATCACCTTGCAGCATGCCGAAACGGACGCCGAACTTGCGGCCTGTTTCGGGCTCGTGCAGCAGCTTCGCCCCCATCTGCGCTCGGCGCAGGAACTGGTCGAGCGCACCGCCACGCAACGCGCGCAGGGCTATCGCCTGCTCGTGGTGTGGAACGCGGGCCGCCCCGTCGCCGCCGCCGGCTACCGCCGCATGGACAACCTGATCTACGGTCCCTTCGTCTATGTGGACGACCTGGTCACCGACGCCGGCGAACGCGGCCGCGGCTATGGCGAGCAACTGCTCGAGGCGGTTGCCGAGATCGCGCGTGCCCAGGGTTGCGCGCAGCTCGTGCTCGACACGGGACTGGCCAACGCGCTGGCCCAGCGCTTCTACTTCCGCGCCGGACTGCTGTCCCGCGGCCTCCACTTCTGCATGGAACTGCAATGAAACCGCTCGAACTCCTGCTGCTCGATTGCAGCCCGCGCCGCGAGACCTCGACCAGCCGGCATCTGACCAACCAGTTGCTGCCCGCGCTGACGCGCCGCTTTGGCCGGCCCGTGCACGTGACCCAGCGCCATCTCGGCGTCAGGCCCCTGCCGGCGATCACCGCGGAGTACGCGGAGTCTCTCGTGCTGTCCGGCGACGAAGCGCGCGCGCGTTATGGCAACCAGCTTGCGGTGTCGGACGAACTGATCCGCGAACTCGATGGGGCCGATGTCGTGTGGATTTCCACGCCGGTGCACAACTTCACGGTGCCCGCCGTGCTCAAGAACTGGATCGACCATGTGGTGCGCCGCGACGTGACGTTCGTCACGACGGAGGCCGGCAAGGTCGGCCTGCTGCGCGACCGCCCGACGTTCGTGGCGGTGACCGCTGGGGGCGCGATGTTCCGGGAACCGGCGATCCAGCCCGATTTCTTCCGCCCCTACCTCACGGCCGTGCTGGGCGTGATCGGTCTCAAGGACATTACCTATATCCCCTCCACGAAGCTGGCGATGGTCGATGTACCGCTGGCCGCCGTGGAAGAGCATGTGCGCCGCTATCTCGCGGACGCGCAGCCCGAAGCCTGATTTTTCGTCACCCAACCTCTCTGGAGAAACATCATGAATGCACCCCGTCTGCCGTGGAACACGCTGGCACCCGTTCAATACAAGTCGCTGGCGGCCGTGAGCATGGCCAGCGCAAAGTCCTCGCTTGGCCCGGTACTGGTCGAGCTGGTTCAGACCCGCGTGTCGCAGATCAACGGCTGCGCGTACTGCCTGGACATGCACGTGCGCGATCTGCGCAAGGCTGGCGAGTCCTGGAAGCGCCTGAATGTGTTGTCGGCCTGGCGTGAAGTGCCGAATCTGTTCACGGCGAAGGAGCAGGCCGCCCTGGCGTGGGCCGAATCGCTGACGAACCTGCCGGCCGGATTCGACGACCGCAATGCGGAATTCGAGGCGCTGCGCGCACACTTCACCGAGCAGGAGATCGTCGAGCTGAGCTGGACCGTGGCGGCGATCAACGCGTGGAACCGCATGGCGATCGGCATGCACCAGCCCGTGGACGACACGCCGATCGAATGATCGTATCGGGCGTTGCTACCCAGATTTCATTTTCGAACGGCGTTATGGGTGGGTAGCCGCGCGGGCCCGGGGGCGTCGCCTAGGATGAAGACGGTCCGCGGTCTGACCGCCCTTGGGAGAACGAAGATGGAACTGAGCAGCAGTGACACCGGCGTGGTATTCATCGATCCGCAGAACGATGTGCTCAGCGAGCACGGCGTCAACTGGGGAGCCGTAGGCGCGAGCGTCCGGGAGAACGGGACGATCGGCAACATGGAGAAGATCTTCAAGGCGGCGAAGACCAGGGGCTACGAGGTCTTTATCTCTCCACACTACTTCTACCCGACCGACGTCACGTGGAAGATGAACGGGCCGCTCGAGGCGATGGAGGCCGAGAACCGCAGCTTCGCGCGCGCGGGGGTGCTGAATCTGAAGGGTTTCGAAGGTTCCGGTGCCGATTGGCTGGAGACGTTCAAGCCTTATATCGACGACGGCAAGACCGTCGTGGTCGGCCCCCACAAGGTGTTCGGTCCGCAGACCAACGACCTGGTCCTGCAGTTGAGAAAGCGCAAGATTTCGAAGGTGATTCTCGGTGGCATGCTTGCCAACATGTGTGTCGAGTCTCACCTCCGTCATCTGATCGAGGAGGGATTCGAGGTCGCGGTCGTGAAGGATGCGGTCGCGGGTCCCCGTCATCCCGTCTGGGGAGACGGCTACGCCGCGGCCCTGGTCAACTATCGGTTCCTGGCCCACCAGGTCCCGACCACGGACGAAGTCGTGGCCGCGATGTAACGCCAGGCCGTCAAAGCGCGCTGATCTCCTTGGCCTTCACGATCGCGCTCCAGCGATCGTAGTCCTTGTTCAGGCGCGCCTGCATCTGCTTGCCGTCCTGGAACGACGCGATGGCGCCCGCCGTCACGAGCTTCTGCTGAAGCTCCTTGTCGGTGGTCACGATGTCGCGCGTCTCGCTGGTCAGGCGCTCCACGATGGACTGCGGCGTGTCCAGCGGCACGATCAGGCCGCCCCACGAGTCGAAGTCGAAGTTGGCGAAACCCTGTTCCGACACGGTCTTCACGCCCGGCAGCAGTACTTTCGCGTTCGGCGAGCTCAGGGCGATGGCCTTCAGCTTGCCCGCGCGGATATGCGGCAGCGCGGCCACCACGTCGGCGAACATCACGCCAATCTGGCCGCCGAGCAGGTCCGACACGGCCGGCGCGCTACCCTTGTACGGCACGTGCTGCATGTCGAAGCCGCCGAGGTCCTTCAACTGCTCCATGGCCAGGTGGCCAAAGCTGCCGGTGCCCGAGCTCGTGTAGTTCAGCGGCGTCTTGCTGGCCTTCGCAAAGCGGATCAGGTCGGGCAGCGTTTCCACCTTGGGCACCACCGCCGGATTGATCACGATCGCCATCGGCAGCACATACACGGTGGCCACCGACAGGAAGTCCTTCTTCACGTCGTATGCGTTGTTCTTGTACATCAGCGGCGCGAGCAGCGCGGGCATGCCGAACATCGACAGGTTGTAGCCGTCGGCCGCGCTCTTGATAAAGCCCGCCGTACCGATCGAGCCCGACGCGCCGGGCTTGTTCTCGATGACGACCTGCTGGCCAAGACGCTCCGACAGCTTCTGCGCAAGGATGCGCGCGGCGGTATCGGTCGGACCGCCGGCGGGGAACGCCACCACCATCTTGATGTACTTGTCCGGCCAGCCGGCCTTGGCGAACGCGGCGGGCATCACTGCCGCCATCGCGGCAGCCGCGCCGGCCTTGAGCCAGTGGCGGCGCTGCGCGTTGGTCATCGTGTCGGTGGTGGTGGTCTTCATGGTCTTGTCTCCTTGCTTGTTGCTTGTCGATCGTCGCTGTTCTGGTCAAATGACGCCGTCGGCGCGCAGCGCCGCGATGGCATCGTCGTCGAGCTGCAGCAGCTCGCTGAATACGGACTGCGTGTGTTCGCCCATATGCGGCGGGGGCATGCGCACGGGCATGCGCGCGCCATCCATGGCGTACGGCGGGGCCAGCACGGCCTGCGGGCCCGCTTCGCTGTCTTCGAACCGGTGCAGCAGCCCCGCCTGCGCGGTGCGTTCCGATTGCAGCGCCTCGAGCATGCCGAGCACTTCGCCGCAGGGGATGTTGGCGGCATTCAGGCGCGCCAGCAGGTCCACGCGCGAGAAGCTGCGCAGTACCGAGCGGAGTTCGGGCAGCAGCACGTCGCGATTGGCGGAGCGCGCGGTATTCGTGGCAAAGCGCTCGTCCTCGGCCCATTCCGGACGGCCGATCACTTCGCGGCAGAAGCGCTGGAACTGCCCGTTGTTGCCGACGGTAATCACGAGCGGGCCGTCGGCCGCCTCGAACACGCCGTAGGGCACGATCGACGGATGCGCATTGCCGAACTTCGGCGGCTCGGCATCGCGCAGCATCGCTTCCATGCCGTAGTAGGACGGAATCATCAGGCCGCAGTCGTAGAGCGCCATCTGCACGTGGCGGCCACGGCCCGTGGCCTGCCGCGCGAACAGCGCGGCGAGAATCGCCTGCGCCGAATACATGCCCGTGAACATGTCCACCGCGGCCACGCCGAACTTCAGCGGGCCCTGCCCCGCTTCGCCATTGGTCGCCATCACGCCGGACTCGCCCTGCACGACGAGGTCGTAGCCGGGACGCTCGGCTTCCGGCGACGCGCGCGAGTAGCCCGAGATCGAGCAATACACGATGCGCGGGTTGATCTCGCTGAGCTGTTCGTAGCCAAGGCCGAGTTTCTCGGCACCGCCCACCTTGAAGTTCTGGATCACGACGTCGCTCTGGGCGACGAGCCGGCGCACGAGCGCCACGCCCTGTTCGTTCTGCAGGTCGATGGTGACGGACCGCTTGTTGCGGTTGGCGCTGTTGAAATACGAGGTATTGCGCGTGCCGATGCGGATGCCCCAGTCGCGGGTATCGTCACCGCGCGCGGGATGCTCGACCTTGATGACGTCCGCGCCGAGGTCGGCCAGCGCCATCGCGCACATCGGTCCCGCGAGCACGCGCGAGAGGTCCAGGACGCGTACCCCCGCGAGGGGCAGCACGGCCGTCGATTGTTCGTTGCCTGGTGATTGCATTGCAGATTGTCTCCCCGAACCCACGCGGATCCAGGTGGCGGTCCGGTTGTCTTGTTCAGCAGCGATTGTGTATATGTTCTTTATGTTTGACAATTGCTACGTAAATTCACCATATACGACAACTCAGAGTTGACAATGGACCAGACCGCGCTGTCTCTGCTCGTAGACATCATCGATGCCGGCAACCTGAGCCGGGCCGCGAGTCAACTCGGCATGAGCCGGGCCAATGTCAGCAAGCGGCTCAACCAGTTCGAGCGGCAGTTGGGCGCCGAACTGCTTCGGCGCAGCACACGGCAGCTGGAGCCGACCGAGCTCGGCTGGCAGCTGTACGAGCATGGACGCGCCATCCGCCATCAGCTGATGGCCGCGCAGGAATCGGTGCAGAGCCTGGGCAAACGGCTCAGCGGCACGGTGCGGCTGAGCGTGCCGAGCGGATTCGGGCAGCACACGATGGCCGCCTGGTTCATGGAGTTCATGGCGCTGTATCCGGCCATCACGCTCAACGTGATCTTCGACAACGATATCGAGGACCTGATCAAGGGGGCGGTGGACTTTTCGGTACGCGTGATGGGCGAGGCACCGACGCATGCGGTCGCGCATAGCCTGGGCGACGTGGAGTACGTGGCCTGTGCCACACCGGCGCTGGCGCGCGAGAGCGGCATGCCCCGCACGCTCGACGAGTTCGGCGATCTGCCGCTGATTACGTCGGAGCTCACGGGGCAGAAGCTGCTGGCGGCCGGACGGCCCGGGACCGCCGGCGGGCAGCCGCAGATCCACCCTCGCCTGACGTCGGCGAATTTCTTCTTTCTGCGCGATGCGATCCTGCAGGGGCTCGGGGTCGGCCTGCTGCCCCGCTATATGGTCGCGCGCGATATCGAGGCGGGTACGCTGCTGCGATTGCCGCTGCCGCCGAAGGATCTGGCATTTCTGCGGACGACCATGTATCTGCTGTATCTGCCGACGCGCTACCAGACGCGGGCGGTGACCACGCTGATTGCGTTTCTGCGGGAAAAGGCCGCTGCCTAGGTCGATACCACGACACCGCGCCCGACGATTCGGCATACCATGCGGCTTACCCCGAACTTGTCACTGGAACGGATGAAAACACTGGGCCTCATCGGCGGAATGAGCTGGGAATCCACCATCCCCTATTACCGGCAGATCAACGAAACCGTCAAACAGCATCTGGGCGGCCTGCATTCGGCACGCATCGTGCTCTATAGCGTGGACTTCCACGAGATCGAACAATTGCAGCATGCCGGGCGATGGGACGAGGCGGGCGAGCTCGTGGCCGATGCCGGCCGCCGGCTCGAGCGGGCCGGCGCGGACGCGCTCGTGCTCTGCACGAACACCATGCACAAGGTGGCCGCGCAGATCGAAGCTGCGGTCGATGTGCCGCTGCTGCATATCGCCGATCCGACCGCGCGCGCCATCCGGGCTGCCGGGCTGTCCCGTATCGGCCTGCTGGGCACGCGCTTCACGATGGAGCAGGCCTTCTATCGATCGCGGCTGGAAGAAGCGCATGGCTTGCGGGTCGTGACGCCGCAGGCGGAAGATCGCGAAGCGGTCCATCGCATCATCTACGAGGAACTGTGCCTCGGCGAAATCCGCGACGCGTCGCGCGACACCTACCTGTCCGTGATCGAGCGCTTGAGGAACGACGGTGCGGAAGCCATCATCCTCGGCTGCACCGAGATCTCGCTGCTGATCGCGCCGCGGCACATGGAAGACATGCCGTTGTTCGACACCACGCGGCTGCACGCGATTCACGCCGCGGAGTGGGCGCTGGCGGCCTAGGTCGTTGCCACGCTTTACACCCGGACCGTTTGCTGGCAGCATCGGTCATCCGATTTCGAATATCTTGCCCAACACTCGCCATGCTGGTTAGCGCAATCCAGGCCCTCGTTCATTCGATGCGCATGCCCCCGGAAAGTTATCCCCCCGGGCGGTGAGGGCTTTTTGCTTTCAGAAAAGGGACGCCACGGCGTCCCTTTTTTTATTGGAGCGGCAATGACATATCGATACATCACGACGCCCATCTACTACGTCAACGACCGGCCGCATCTCGGCCACGCCTACGCGAGCGTGCATGCGGACATCATGGCGCGCTATCTGCGCGCGGCGGGCCGGCAGGTGATGCTTGTCACGGGCGCCGACGAGCACGGCGAGAAGATTGCCAAGGCCGCCATGCGGAACAATGAAGCGCCGGCCGCGTTCGCGGAGCGCCATGCGCGTACGTTCCAGGACGCGTGGCGGCGCCTGGCTGTGGAACCGGATGTGTTCGTCCGCACGACCGCGCCCGCGCATGCGCGCGTCGTCTCCGACTGTCTGGCCCGGCTGTACGAGGCGGGCGAGATCTATCTGGCGGAGTACGAAGGGCTCTACTCGGTGGGGCAGGAGCGCTTTGTCACGGACAAGGAACTCGTGGATGGCAAGCTGCCCGAAGACAGGGAACCCCCGGTGCTGCGGCGCGAGCCCAACTACTTTTTCCGCATGGAGTCGCATCGCGCATGGATGCGCGATCTGCTGCGGGACACGCCCGACCTCATCCAGCCGGCCCAGTACCGCAACGAGGTGTTGAACCTGCTGGAGGCACCCATCGGCGATCTCAGCATCTCCCGGCCGGTGTCGCGGCTCGACTGGGGCATCCCCATTCCGTGGGACAAGGGACATGTCACCTATGTCTGGTTCGACGCGCTGCTCAGCTATGTCTCACCGCTCGGCTACCCCGATGGACAGGCCTTTGCCGATTACTGGCCATCGGCGCGGCACGTGATCGGCAAGGACATCCTCCGCACGCATACGCTGTTCTGGCTCGGCATGACCCATGCGCTGGGCATCGCGCCCTATCGGCGCCTGCACGTATCGGGGCATCTGCTCGGCGCCGATGGCCGCAAGATGAGCAAGTCGCTGGGGAACGGCGTCGATCCGCTCGAGGCCGCCGATACCTACGGCGTCGATGCGTTGCGCTATGCGCTGATTCGCGAGGTCAGCTTCGGCCTCGACGGCATCATCAGCAACGCCGTGATCGCGCAGCGGCTGACGCGCGATCTGGCGGACGACCTCGGCAACCTCGCGTCGCGCACGCTGGCGATGGTGACGAAGTACCGCGGGGGCACGATACCCGCGCCCCACCGGCACGACGCCGCGGAACAGGCGATTGTCGCGCGCGCGGCCGAGCTGCCGGCCATCGTGCTGGCGCTCGTCGATGACATGAAGGTGGGCCGCGCGGTGGAGCACGTGATGGAGTTCGTGACGCAACTCAACGGCTATGTCGCGCGCAGCGCGCCGTGGACGCTTGCCAAGGATGCGGGCGCGGCGGCGCGGCTCGATACGGTCCTGCATACGTTGCTGGAAGGGCTCTACAGCGTCTCCAACCTGCTCGCGCCCGTGATGCCCGGAAAGATGCGGGAATTGCGGTCCCTGCTCGGCGCCGTGGTGGCGCCGGGCTGGGATGTGCCGTGGGGTCGGGGCGTGACGCCGGGCGCCGCCATTTCGGCAGGCATCCTGTTCCGGAAGCCCGCCGTTGTTGACGTTAGCGATATTAGCGACGTTAGCGACATTAGCGCCGTTACGAGTGGCACACCAGCCCGTCCTGCAGCTGCGTGACCTCGAACGCGATATCGCCGGCGCGGCGTTCGCGCGCGTGGGTCAGCGCGCCGCCGCTGCGCCAGTCGCGCACCGCGCGGTCGAGCCATGCGGCGGACGCGCGGTCGTCGGCGCGCATCGTCACCTCGGGGTTGCCCTCGTCGGCGGGCACCTTGTCGCTCAGGCGGCGGTAGAAGCGCCATTCGGGCAGGCTCAGCAGCCGCGCGATGACGACCTCGTCGTCCGCCAGTGCCTGACATTCGCCGGCCATAAAGCCCGCGACCGCGCGGATGGCCGAGGGATAGAGGCGCGGCACGGCGTTCGTGCGCTGGGACAGCGTCGAGAGGTAGGGACTCCCCTGCGGCACGCAGACCTCGCGTTGCGCAAGGTCCCCGGCGCGCGCGTAAGCGCTGCCGCGCAGCACGACCAGCGCGCCGGTGCCGCCTGTGTAGGGGGTCGCCACGGCGTTGGCGCGGACCGCACGCGCGCCGGCCAGATCGAGATCGGCAGTGCCTGCCTGCCATCCCGTGACGATGCGCAGGTTCACGTGCAGGCGGTCGGCCAGATAGCGGGCCGCTGCGACGTCGAAGGCGTCGGGTTCGGGTGGGGATGGCTGCCCCGGAGGCGCGGGCCGCGCATACTCGCGCACGCTGACCACGAGTTCGCCTTTGGCAAGGACAGCCTCGAGGAGCGGACCCGCCGGTGCGCGGGCGCCATGCCACAGCAGTGCGGCCGCGGCCGCCAGCGCGATGGCGAACACCGTGCCGACGGCCAGGCGGCGCGAGCGCGCGCGGGCGTTGGCGAATGTATCGCCGTGCGAATCGGGCCCCGGGTGTCGCGATGGCGGCCAGCCAATCGATGCGTCAGCCATTGAGCGTCAGCCCCCGGCGCCAGCGCGTCAGCCGCCGTTCGATCAGCGCGAGCACGTAGTTCAGCGCGAGCCCCAGCAATGCCAGCAGCAGAATGCCCGCATACATCGTCGGAATCTGGAATACCTCCTGCGAGTTCAGCGTCAGGAACCCGAGGCCCGAATGCGCGCCGATCATCTCGGCTGCGACGAGTGCGGTAATGCAATACGTGCCCGCGAGGCGAATGCCAGTGAAGATCGACGGCGACGCCGCCGGCAGCACGACCTTGGTGAACACGAACCACTGCGACGCGCCCATCGAGCGGGCGGAATCGATCAGCAGCCTGTCCACCTGCCGCACGCCGCTGATCGTGCTCAGCAGCACCGGCCAGAACGACGCCCAGAAGATGATCGCCACCTTCGACGTCTCGCCGATGCCGAGGAACAGGATAAACACCGGAAACAACGCAAACGCCGAAGTCTGCCGGAACAGCTGCAGAATCGGATCGACGATGGCTTCGAAGCGCTTGAACCACCCCATCAGCAGCCCGAGCGTCACGCCAAGCCCGATGGCCGTCAACAGCCCCCACAGCGAGCGCTGCAAGCTGGCCGCCAGATGCTTCCAGAGCTCGCCGCTGCCAATCAGCTGCCAGATGGTCACGATAATCTGCGACGGCGGACTCAGATAGGCCTCGCTGACGATGCCCAGCCGCGGCACGAGCTCCCATAGCGCGAGAAAGCCGACGATGCCGAGCAGGCCGAGCGCGCGATCGCCCAGCGCGGAGGCGCCCGCCGGCTTCAGCGTCACCGGTGCCGCGGCGCGCGCAACGGTCTTCCTGTCGCGGGAAACGCCAACCGCTTCCGCTGCCGCGGACGATTCGATCGTGCTGCT
This window encodes:
- a CDS encoding isochorismatase family protein, whose product is MELSSSDTGVVFIDPQNDVLSEHGVNWGAVGASVRENGTIGNMEKIFKAAKTRGYEVFISPHYFYPTDVTWKMNGPLEAMEAENRSFARAGVLNLKGFEGSGADWLETFKPYIDDGKTVVVGPHKVFGPQTNDLVLQLRKRKISKVILGGMLANMCVESHLRHLIEEGFEVAVVKDAVAGPRHPVWGDGYAAALVNYRFLAHQVPTTDEVVAAM
- a CDS encoding FMN-dependent NADH-azoreductase, with protein sequence MKPLELLLLDCSPRRETSTSRHLTNQLLPALTRRFGRPVHVTQRHLGVRPLPAITAEYAESLVLSGDEARARYGNQLAVSDELIRELDGADVVWISTPVHNFTVPAVLKNWIDHVVRRDVTFVTTEAGKVGLLRDRPTFVAVTAGGAMFREPAIQPDFFRPYLTAVLGVIGLKDITYIPSTKLAMVDVPLAAVEEHVRRYLADAQPEA
- a CDS encoding aspartate/glutamate racemase family protein codes for the protein MKTLGLIGGMSWESTIPYYRQINETVKQHLGGLHSARIVLYSVDFHEIEQLQHAGRWDEAGELVADAGRRLERAGADALVLCTNTMHKVAAQIEAAVDVPLLHIADPTARAIRAAGLSRIGLLGTRFTMEQAFYRSRLEEAHGLRVVTPQAEDREAVHRIIYEELCLGEIRDASRDTYLSVIERLRNDGAEAIILGCTEISLLIAPRHMEDMPLFDTTRLHAIHAAEWALAA
- a CDS encoding class I tRNA ligase family protein; this translates as MTYRYITTPIYYVNDRPHLGHAYASVHADIMARYLRAAGRQVMLVTGADEHGEKIAKAAMRNNEAPAAFAERHARTFQDAWRRLAVEPDVFVRTTAPAHARVVSDCLARLYEAGEIYLAEYEGLYSVGQERFVTDKELVDGKLPEDREPPVLRREPNYFFRMESHRAWMRDLLRDTPDLIQPAQYRNEVLNLLEAPIGDLSISRPVSRLDWGIPIPWDKGHVTYVWFDALLSYVSPLGYPDGQAFADYWPSARHVIGKDILRTHTLFWLGMTHALGIAPYRRLHVSGHLLGADGRKMSKSLGNGVDPLEAADTYGVDALRYALIREVSFGLDGIISNAVIAQRLTRDLADDLGNLASRTLAMVTKYRGGTIPAPHRHDAAEQAIVARAAELPAIVLALVDDMKVGRAVEHVMEFVTQLNGYVARSAPWTLAKDAGAAARLDTVLHTLLEGLYSVSNLLAPVMPGKMRELRSLLGAVVAPGWDVPWGRGVTPGAAISAGILFRKPAVVDVSDISDVSDISAVTSGTPARPAAA
- a CDS encoding GNAT family N-acetyltransferase, with translation MATQITLQHAETDAELAACFGLVQQLRPHLRSAQELVERTATQRAQGYRLLVVWNAGRPVAAAGYRRMDNLIYGPFVYVDDLVTDAGERGRGYGEQLLEAVAEIARAQGCAQLVLDTGLANALAQRFYFRAGLLSRGLHFCMELQ
- a CDS encoding carboxymuconolactone decarboxylase family protein; its protein translation is MNAPRLPWNTLAPVQYKSLAAVSMASAKSSLGPVLVELVQTRVSQINGCAYCLDMHVRDLRKAGESWKRLNVLSAWREVPNLFTAKEQAALAWAESLTNLPAGFDDRNAEFEALRAHFTEQEIVELSWTVAAINAWNRMAIGMHQPVDDTPIE
- a CDS encoding ABC transporter permease translates to MSSTIESSAAAEAVGVSRDRKTVARAAAPVTLKPAGASALGDRALGLLGIVGFLALWELVPRLGIVSEAYLSPPSQIIVTIWQLIGSGELWKHLAASLQRSLWGLLTAIGLGVTLGLLMGWFKRFEAIVDPILQLFRQTSAFALFPVFILFLGIGETSKVAIIFWASFWPVLLSTISGVRQVDRLLIDSARSMGASQWFVFTKVVLPAASPSIFTGIRLAGTYCITALVAAEMIGAHSGLGFLTLNSQEVFQIPTMYAGILLLALLGLALNYVLALIERRLTRWRRGLTLNG
- a CDS encoding tripartite tricarboxylate transporter substrate binding protein; translation: MKTTTTDTMTNAQRRHWLKAGAAAAMAAVMPAAFAKAGWPDKYIKMVVAFPAGGPTDTAARILAQKLSERLGQQVVIENKPGASGSIGTAGFIKSAADGYNLSMFGMPALLAPLMYKNNAYDVKKDFLSVATVYVLPMAIVINPAVVPKVETLPDLIRFAKASKTPLNYTSSGTGSFGHLAMEQLKDLGGFDMQHVPYKGSAPAVSDLLGGQIGVMFADVVAALPHIRAGKLKAIALSSPNAKVLLPGVKTVSEQGFANFDFDSWGGLIVPLDTPQSIVERLTSETRDIVTTDKELQQKLVTAGAIASFQDGKQMQARLNKDYDRWSAIVKAKEISAL
- a CDS encoding CaiB/BaiF CoA transferase family protein; amino-acid sequence: MQSPGNEQSTAVLPLAGVRVLDLSRVLAGPMCAMALADLGADVIKVEHPARGDDTRDWGIRIGTRNTSYFNSANRNKRSVTIDLQNEQGVALVRRLVAQSDVVIQNFKVGGAEKLGLGYEQLSEINPRIVYCSISGYSRASPEAERPGYDLVVQGESGVMATNGEAGQGPLKFGVAAVDMFTGMYSAQAILAALFARQATGRGRHVQMALYDCGLMIPSYYGMEAMLRDAEPPKFGNAHPSIVPYGVFEAADGPLVITVGNNGQFQRFCREVIGRPEWAEDERFATNTARSANRDVLLPELRSVLRSFSRVDLLARLNAANIPCGEVLGMLEALQSERTAQAGLLHRFEDSEAGPQAVLAPPYAMDGARMPVRMPPPHMGEHTQSVFSELLQLDDDAIAALRADGVI
- a CDS encoding LysR family transcriptional regulator, coding for MDQTALSLLVDIIDAGNLSRAASQLGMSRANVSKRLNQFERQLGAELLRRSTRQLEPTELGWQLYEHGRAIRHQLMAAQESVQSLGKRLSGTVRLSVPSGFGQHTMAAWFMEFMALYPAITLNVIFDNDIEDLIKGAVDFSVRVMGEAPTHAVAHSLGDVEYVACATPALARESGMPRTLDEFGDLPLITSELTGQKLLAAGRPGTAGGQPQIHPRLTSANFFFLRDAILQGLGVGLLPRYMVARDIEAGTLLRLPLPPKDLAFLRTTMYLLYLPTRYQTRAVTTLIAFLREKAAA
- a CDS encoding substrate-binding periplasmic protein, translating into MADASIGWPPSRHPGPDSHGDTFANARARSRRLAVGTVFAIALAAAAALLWHGARAPAGPLLEAVLAKGELVVSVREYARPAPPGQPSPPEPDAFDVAAARYLADRLHVNLRIVTGWQAGTADLDLAGARAVRANAVATPYTGGTGALVVLRGSAYARAGDLAQREVCVPQGSPYLSTLSQRTNAVPRLYPSAIRAVAGFMAGECQALADDEVVIARLLSLPEWRFYRRLSDKVPADEGNPEVTMRADDRASAAWLDRAVRDWRSGGALTHARERRAGDIAFEVTQLQDGLVCHS